From Dendropsophus ebraccatus isolate aDenEbr1 chromosome 2, aDenEbr1.pat, whole genome shotgun sequence, a single genomic window includes:
- the NPVF gene encoding pro-FMRFamide-related neuropeptide VF — MGRLSSCNIMLFSVCTFSILFAFSLCSEETTATNLDIEDKYDDLFESREDFQPQRNINSNEYRHLVPKSLSDMTPPLKYSSFPNLGREFLEERGLKPAANLPLRFGRASDDKVGKSIPNLPLRFGRYIPGKASIQSAANLPQRFGRSQSVGHFLQSFATLPLHFGRTNKVKNSDEDNQR; from the exons ATGGGCAGGTTGTCATCCTGTAACATCATGCTcttttctgtgtgtactttctccATTCTCTTTGCCTTTTCTCTTTGTTCCGAAGAAACAACAGCAACGAATCTAGACATTGAAGACAAATATGATGACTTGTTTGAG TCCAGAGAAGATTTCCAACCTCAGAGGAATATTAATTCTAATGAATATCGACATTTGGTACCAAAAAGCTTAAGTGACATGACACCTCCACTCAAGTACAGTAGCTTTCCAAATCTTGGGAGGGAGTTCCTTGAGGAAAGAGGTCTCAAGCCCGCTGCAAACCTTCCACTGAGATTTGGAAGAGCATCAGATGACAAAGTGGGAAAGAGCATCCCAAACCTGCCTCTTAGGTTTGGCCGATACATACCTGGAAAGGCAAGTATACAGTCAGCAGCCAATTTACCCCAGAGGTTTGGACGATCCCAATCTGTTGGCCATTTTCTGCAGTCTTTTgctacattacctctccatttTGGAAGAACAAATAAAGTGAAAAATTCTGATGAAGACAATCAAAGGTAA